A window from Vulcanimicrobium alpinum encodes these proteins:
- a CDS encoding PadR family transcriptional regulator: MMNLMMRRAFSRHGHGRGGRPWGPPGGGPWGGGWGPGWGGRQRRGDVKYLVLEMLAEGPKHGYEIIRWIEERRGVRPSAGSVYPTLQLLEDGSYVTSEQIEGKRVYTITESGRELLTNRASEGADPDDGDGEPDPRHRLKEAAFKLGAAVMSARGADDATLDRIRAVVDRARKEIYAILAADEG, translated from the coding sequence ATGATGAATTTGATGATGCGCCGGGCATTCTCCCGGCACGGGCACGGCCGGGGCGGCCGGCCCTGGGGTCCGCCGGGCGGCGGCCCGTGGGGCGGCGGCTGGGGACCGGGCTGGGGCGGCCGGCAGCGGCGCGGCGACGTGAAGTACCTGGTCCTCGAGATGCTCGCGGAAGGCCCGAAGCACGGCTACGAGATCATCCGCTGGATCGAAGAACGTCGCGGTGTCCGCCCGAGCGCGGGCTCCGTGTACCCCACCCTCCAACTGCTCGAAGACGGCAGCTACGTGACCTCCGAGCAGATCGAAGGCAAGCGCGTCTACACGATCACCGAGAGCGGTCGCGAGCTGCTGACGAACCGCGCGAGCGAAGGCGCAGACCCCGACGACGGCGACGGCGAACCCGACCCGCGCCACCGGCTCAAGGAAGCCGCGTTCAAACTCGGCGCGGCGGTGATGAGCGCGCGCGGGGCCGACGACGCGACGCTCGACAGGATCCGCGCGGTCGTCGACAGGGCGCGCAAAGAGATCTACGCGATCCTCGCCGCCGACGAAGGCTAG